The following coding sequences lie in one Pseudomonas svalbardensis genomic window:
- a CDS encoding OmpW/AlkL family protein — MHKSLLSASLFALALAAPLAYAHEAGDIIVRAGAITVNPKADSSSVKVDQGPLKGADLGGKATMSSDTQLGLNFAYMLNSHWGIELLAASPFEHDVKLKGTALGAANGKLGTLKHLPPTLSIVYYPLDGKSAFQPYVGAGINYTWIYDEHVGSEASANGFSNFKADNSWGMAFQVGADYMITDNIMINAQVRYIDIDTTATVQNNAVAQGTRAKVDVDVDPFIYMVGLGYKF; from the coding sequence ATGCACAAGTCCTTGCTCAGCGCTTCGCTGTTTGCCCTCGCGCTCGCAGCACCGTTAGCCTACGCCCACGAAGCCGGCGATATCATCGTTCGCGCCGGTGCAATCACCGTCAACCCGAAAGCCGACAGCTCCAGCGTCAAGGTTGATCAAGGCCCGCTGAAAGGTGCCGATCTGGGTGGCAAGGCCACCATGAGCAGCGACACGCAATTGGGTCTGAACTTCGCTTACATGCTCAACAGCCACTGGGGGATCGAGCTGCTGGCGGCCTCGCCGTTCGAGCATGACGTGAAGCTCAAAGGCACCGCCCTGGGCGCGGCCAACGGCAAACTCGGTACGCTGAAACACCTGCCACCGACGTTGAGCATTGTGTATTACCCACTGGACGGGAAGTCCGCATTTCAGCCGTATGTCGGCGCCGGTATCAACTACACCTGGATCTACGACGAGCACGTCGGCAGCGAAGCCAGCGCCAACGGCTTCAGCAACTTCAAGGCGGATAACTCCTGGGGCATGGCGTTCCAAGTCGGCGCCGACTACATGATTACCGACAACATCATGATCAACGCCCAGGTACGCTACATCGACATCGACACCACCGCGACAGTACAAAATAACGCAGTGGCGCAGGGCACTCGCGCCAAGGTCGATGTGGACGTAGACCCGTTCATCTACATGGTTGGCCTGGGTTACAAGTTCTAA
- a CDS encoding NAD-dependent epimerase/dehydratase family protein gives MADSPVLITGGAGFIGSHLTDALLATGHSVRILDDLSTGKRSNLPLDNPGVELIVGDVADAALVARAMVGCSAVAHLAAVASVQASVDDPVKTHQSNFIGSLNVCEAMRQSGVKRVLYASSAAVYGNNGEGESIDEDTPKAPLTPYASDKLASEQYFDFYRRQHGLEPVIFRFFNIFGPRQDPSSPYSGVISIFSERAQKGLPITVFGDGEQTRDFVYVEDLVDLLVQAIEKPQVEVGAVNVGWNQATTLKQMLEALETVVGQLPPVSYGPARSGDIRHSRANNQRLLERFTYPEQTPMRVGLARLLGR, from the coding sequence ATGGCTGACAGCCCTGTTTTAATCACCGGCGGCGCCGGTTTCATTGGCTCGCACCTCACCGATGCCTTACTCGCCACGGGCCATTCGGTGCGCATTCTCGATGACCTCTCCACCGGCAAGCGCAGCAATTTGCCGCTGGACAATCCTGGCGTCGAACTGATCGTGGGCGATGTCGCCGATGCCGCGCTGGTAGCACGGGCGATGGTCGGATGCAGCGCTGTGGCACACCTGGCCGCAGTGGCGTCGGTGCAGGCGTCGGTGGATGATCCGGTGAAGACTCACCAGAGCAATTTCATTGGCTCGCTGAATGTCTGCGAAGCCATGCGCCAGTCCGGCGTCAAGCGGGTGCTGTACGCGTCCAGCGCAGCGGTCTACGGCAACAATGGCGAAGGCGAGTCGATCGACGAAGACACGCCCAAGGCACCGTTGACGCCCTACGCTTCGGACAAATTGGCGAGCGAGCAGTACTTTGATTTTTACCGTCGCCAGCATGGTCTGGAGCCGGTGATTTTCCGCTTCTTCAACATCTTCGGCCCGCGCCAGGATCCGTCCTCGCCGTATTCTGGGGTGATCAGCATTTTCAGCGAGCGCGCGCAGAAGGGCCTGCCGATCACTGTGTTCGGCGATGGTGAGCAGACTCGCGATTTCGTCTACGTCGAAGACCTGGTCGACTTGTTGGTGCAAGCCATCGAGAAACCGCAGGTCGAAGTCGGCGCGGTCAACGTCGGCTGGAACCAGGCCACGACCCTCAAGCAAATGCTTGAAGCCCTTGAAACGGTGGTCGGTCAATTGCCGCCGGTGAGCTATGGCCCGGCACGCTCCGGTGACATCCGTCACTCACGAGCGAACAATCAGCGTTTGCTGGAGCGCTTTACCTATCCTGAGCAGACACCGATGCGTGTCGGCCTTGCGCGGTTGTTGGGGCGCTGA
- a CDS encoding sugar nucleotide-binding protein produces MRMRLMLLGGGNALGQALIRLGAEEDIGFLAPRPPQDGWDAATLTQLLDDTRPDALINLAYYFDWFQAETVSEQRLAGQERAIERLAELCQHHNIVLLQPSSYRVFDGSRATAYSEKDEPVPLGLRGQALWRIEQSVRATCPQHVLLRFGWLLDDSPDGTLGRFLGRAELPEELLMADDRRGNPTPVDDAARVIISVLKQLDCSAPLWGTYHYAGHEATTPLALGQAILTEARALHPLAIEAPTAQAHAARPDAAEEPQHAVLACKKILHTFGIKPRAWRAALPGLLDRFYRHG; encoded by the coding sequence ATGCGAATGCGCCTTATGTTACTGGGCGGCGGAAATGCCCTTGGGCAGGCGCTGATTCGCCTCGGTGCGGAGGAAGATATCGGCTTCCTCGCCCCCCGCCCACCGCAAGACGGCTGGGACGCCGCGACCCTGACGCAACTGCTCGACGACACCCGTCCGGACGCGTTGATCAACCTCGCCTATTACTTCGACTGGTTTCAGGCGGAGACGGTCAGCGAACAGCGTCTGGCCGGGCAGGAGCGGGCGATCGAGCGTCTGGCCGAACTGTGCCAGCATCACAACATCGTGCTGTTGCAACCGTCGAGCTATCGCGTGTTCGATGGTTCCCGGGCGACGGCCTACAGCGAAAAAGACGAACCGGTGCCCTTGGGCCTGCGCGGTCAGGCCTTGTGGCGGATCGAACAAAGCGTCCGTGCCACCTGCCCGCAACACGTGTTGCTGCGATTCGGCTGGCTGTTGGATGACAGCCCTGACGGCACCCTCGGGCGTTTCCTCGGTCGCGCCGAACTACCTGAAGAATTGCTGATGGCCGACGACCGTCGGGGCAATCCGACGCCGGTGGATGACGCCGCCCGGGTGATCATCTCGGTCCTCAAGCAACTCGATTGCTCGGCGCCGCTGTGGGGCACCTACCATTACGCCGGGCATGAGGCGACCACGCCGCTGGCACTTGGGCAGGCGATCCTCACCGAAGCACGCGCTCTGCATCCGCTGGCCATCGAAGCGCCGACCGCCCAGGCTCACGCCGCCCGGCCCGACGCCGCCGAAGAACCGCAACACGCGGTGCTGGCCTGCAAGAAAATTCTGCACACTTTCGGGATCAAGCCCCGCGCCTGGCGTGCGGCACTCCCGGGCTTACTGGATAGGTTTTATCGCCATGGCTGA
- a CDS encoding DEAD/DEAH box helicase — translation MNLPIPTDSALAGFHPAVSAWFSSTFPTVTAAQARAWPLIRQHRSTLVAAPTGSGKTLTAFLAVIDDLVHRAMANGGHLPDETLVVYVSPLKALSNDIQINLQDPLAGITEQLREMGLPQLQINTAVRTGDTPQKDRSAMRKTAPHILVTTPESLYVLLGSDSGRQMLSTARTVIVDEIHAIAASKRGSHLALSLERLQALCPEPLMRIGLSATQKPIEAVSQFLVGRDRACEIIDIGHARPRDLDIEVPPVPLSAVMANDIWELVYDRLAALAREHRTTLIFVNTRRLAERLSRHLSERLGKDAVAAHHGSLAKEFRLDAEQRLKRGDLQVLIATASLELGIDIGDVDLVCQIASPRSIAGFLQRVGRSGHQVGGTPKGRLFATTRDDLIECAALLDCVRRGELDTLQIPKAPLDVLAQQIIAEVSCQEWQEQALLEMFRNASPYRELDEKHYQALLQMLAEGYNGRLGIRSAYLHRDAVTRTLRGRRGAKLTAVTSGGTIPDNADYSVLLEPQGLNIGSVNEDFAVESIAGDVFQLGNTSYRILRVETGKVRVEDAQGQPPTIPFWLGEAPGRSAELSFAVARLQAQLDELLDATSGHLQPATDWLTDTLGLNLASAEQLVDYLARARLTLGALPSQDTLLMERFFDESGGTQLIIHTPFGSRINRAWGLALRKRFCRTFNFELQAAASEDAIVLSLSTSHSFELDDVWRYLHSNSAEHTLIQAVLDAPLFGVRWRWNAGVALALPRYSGGRKVPPQIQRMKSEDLLASVFPDQIACVENLAGEREIPDHPLVEQTLDDCLHEAMDSEGWLALLRRMERGDIRLISRDLPAPSPLAAEILSARPYTFLDDAPLEERRTQAVLNRRWSDPQSTDDLGALDADAIQAVREEAWPTPTRVDEMHEALMSLACITDAEAQANPDWLDWLNALADSGRASRLPVKAGQALWLALERLTCLQAIYPQAILQPPLEALPGFDEVWTADEAVPEVIRARLSAFGPLPLNAIAEPLGLPATQVTQALAQLEREGYVLRGQFTPGTAEEEWCERHLLARIHRYTVKRLRREIEPVALQDFMRFLFDWQHLSAAAQGQGSAVLPAIVGQFEGYPAAASAWDSDILPARIKDYSASWLDDLCRSGKLVWTRLTARNKSASTALRSTPILLLPRSQVGFWSGLTEQTPISELSPKTQKVYEALSQHGALFFDELTHEAHLLRSELEIALQELVGAGLVNADSFAGLRALITPASKRQNRSSRRGRGAFVGGMDDAGRWALLRRGAPAPVVENKRPAPTPSDTLEHIAMTLLRRYGVVFWRLLEREADWLPSWRELLRTFHRLEARGEIRGGRFVSGLAGEQFALPEAIPLLREVRRRPHDGSLIAVCGVDPLNLAGTLLPGAKVPALASNRLVYRDGLPAAAEIAGKQIFWLELDQQSTTELHNKLIRH, via the coding sequence ATGAATCTGCCAATCCCGACGGACAGCGCCCTGGCAGGCTTCCACCCCGCCGTCAGCGCCTGGTTCAGCAGCACCTTCCCGACGGTCACCGCCGCCCAGGCCCGGGCGTGGCCGTTGATCCGCCAGCACCGTTCGACCCTGGTCGCCGCACCCACGGGCTCTGGCAAGACCCTCACCGCGTTCCTCGCGGTCATCGACGACCTGGTCCACCGCGCAATGGCCAACGGCGGCCATCTGCCGGATGAAACCCTGGTGGTCTACGTCTCACCTCTTAAAGCCTTATCCAACGACATACAAATCAACCTGCAAGACCCGCTGGCCGGCATCACCGAGCAGCTACGCGAGATGGGCCTGCCGCAATTGCAGATCAACACCGCCGTGCGCACCGGCGATACACCGCAAAAAGACCGCTCGGCGATGCGCAAGACCGCGCCGCATATTCTGGTGACCACCCCGGAATCCCTTTACGTGCTGCTCGGCTCCGACTCCGGCCGACAAATGCTCAGTACCGCCCGCACGGTGATCGTCGACGAAATTCACGCGATCGCCGCCAGCAAGCGCGGCAGCCATCTGGCCCTTAGCCTCGAGCGACTGCAAGCGTTGTGTCCAGAACCGCTGATGCGGATCGGCCTGTCTGCCACGCAAAAACCCATCGAAGCCGTCTCGCAGTTTCTGGTTGGCCGTGATCGCGCGTGCGAAATCATCGACATCGGCCACGCCCGCCCGCGGGATCTGGACATCGAAGTGCCGCCCGTGCCGTTGTCGGCGGTGATGGCCAACGACATCTGGGAACTGGTCTACGACCGCCTCGCCGCCCTCGCCCGCGAACACCGCACCACGCTGATTTTCGTCAACACCCGACGCCTCGCCGAACGCCTGAGCCGTCACTTGAGCGAACGCCTCGGCAAGGACGCGGTGGCCGCCCATCACGGCAGTCTGGCCAAGGAGTTTCGTCTCGACGCCGAACAGCGCCTCAAGCGCGGCGACCTGCAAGTGCTGATTGCCACAGCGTCCCTGGAACTGGGGATCGATATCGGCGATGTCGACCTGGTCTGCCAGATTGCCTCGCCGCGTTCGATTGCCGGGTTCCTGCAACGGGTCGGCCGCTCCGGGCACCAGGTCGGCGGCACGCCCAAGGGCCGTTTGTTCGCCACCACCCGCGACGACCTGATCGAATGCGCCGCCCTGCTCGACTGCGTGCGGCGTGGCGAGCTCGACACTTTGCAAATTCCGAAGGCACCGCTGGACGTGCTGGCCCAGCAGATCATCGCTGAGGTCAGTTGCCAGGAATGGCAAGAGCAGGCGCTGCTGGAGATGTTCCGCAACGCCTCGCCCTACCGCGAACTCGACGAAAAACACTATCAAGCGCTGCTGCAGATGCTCGCCGAAGGCTACAACGGTCGCCTGGGCATCCGCAGCGCTTACCTGCACCGCGACGCCGTGACCCGCACCCTGCGTGGTCGCCGGGGCGCCAAACTGACGGCCGTGACCAGCGGCGGGACGATCCCGGACAACGCCGACTACAGCGTTTTACTCGAACCCCAAGGGCTGAACATCGGCAGCGTCAACGAAGACTTTGCGGTGGAAAGCATCGCCGGGGATGTCTTTCAATTGGGCAACACCTCCTACCGAATTCTGCGGGTCGAAACCGGCAAGGTCCGGGTCGAAGACGCTCAGGGCCAACCGCCGACCATTCCATTCTGGCTCGGCGAAGCGCCGGGGCGCAGTGCTGAACTGTCGTTTGCCGTGGCCCGCCTGCAAGCGCAACTCGATGAGCTGCTCGACGCCACATCCGGTCATTTGCAGCCTGCGACCGACTGGCTGACCGACACCCTCGGTCTGAACCTGGCCAGTGCCGAACAATTGGTCGATTACCTGGCCCGTGCGCGCCTGACCCTCGGCGCCCTGCCGTCACAAGACACGCTGCTGATGGAGCGGTTTTTCGACGAGTCCGGCGGCACGCAATTGATCATCCACACGCCGTTCGGCAGCCGCATCAACCGTGCCTGGGGTTTAGCCCTGCGCAAGCGTTTCTGCCGCACCTTCAACTTCGAATTGCAGGCTGCCGCCAGCGAAGACGCCATCGTCCTGTCGCTGTCCACCAGCCACAGTTTTGAACTCGATGACGTCTGGCGCTATTTGCACAGCAACAGCGCCGAGCACACCCTGATTCAAGCCGTGCTCGATGCGCCGCTGTTCGGTGTGCGCTGGCGCTGGAATGCCGGGGTCGCTCTGGCGCTGCCGCGCTACAGTGGCGGACGCAAAGTCCCGCCGCAGATCCAGCGGATGAAAAGCGAAGACCTGCTCGCCAGCGTGTTTCCCGACCAGATTGCCTGCGTGGAAAACCTCGCTGGCGAACGGGAAATTCCCGACCATCCACTGGTGGAACAAACCCTCGACGATTGCCTGCACGAAGCCATGGACAGCGAAGGCTGGCTGGCGTTGTTGCGGCGCATGGAGCGCGGTGACATCCGCTTGATCAGCCGCGACCTGCCGGCGCCCTCGCCGCTGGCAGCGGAAATTCTCAGTGCCCGCCCCTACACCTTTCTCGACGATGCGCCGCTGGAAGAGCGCCGCACCCAAGCGGTGCTCAACCGTCGCTGGAGCGATCCGCAGTCCACCGACGACCTCGGCGCGCTGGATGCGGACGCGATTCAAGCCGTGCGCGAGGAAGCCTGGCCAACGCCGACTCGCGTCGATGAAATGCATGAGGCGTTGATGAGCCTCGCGTGCATCACCGACGCCGAGGCCCAGGCCAATCCAGACTGGCTCGATTGGCTGAACGCCCTGGCCGACAGCGGTCGCGCCAGCCGACTGCCAGTCAAAGCAGGGCAAGCGCTGTGGTTGGCACTGGAGCGGCTGACTTGCCTGCAGGCGATTTATCCACAAGCGATTTTGCAGCCACCGTTGGAGGCGTTGCCCGGGTTCGATGAAGTCTGGACGGCGGACGAAGCGGTACCCGAAGTGATTCGTGCGCGGCTCAGCGCGTTCGGTCCGTTGCCGCTGAACGCGATTGCCGAACCGCTCGGTTTACCGGCGACTCAAGTCACCCAGGCGTTGGCGCAACTGGAACGCGAAGGCTATGTGCTGCGTGGTCAATTCACGCCCGGCACGGCGGAGGAAGAATGGTGCGAGCGGCACCTGCTGGCGCGAATTCACCGCTACACCGTCAAGCGTCTGCGGCGGGAAATCGAGCCCGTGGCGTTGCAGGATTTCATGCGTTTCCTGTTCGACTGGCAGCATCTGTCTGCCGCGGCCCAAGGCCAGGGCAGCGCAGTATTGCCCGCGATAGTCGGTCAGTTCGAAGGCTACCCCGCCGCCGCTTCAGCCTGGGACAGCGATATTTTGCCGGCGCGCATAAAAGACTATTCAGCAAGTTGGCTGGATGACCTGTGTCGCAGCGGCAAACTGGTGTGGACTCGCCTGACCGCACGCAACAAGAGCGCCAGCACGGCGTTACGCAGCACGCCGATTCTGCTATTGCCGCGCAGTCAGGTCGGGTTTTGGAGCGGGTTGACCGAACAGACGCCCATCAGCGAACTATCGCCCAAGACGCAAAAAGTTTATGAAGCACTCAGCCAGCACGGCGCACTGTTTTTCGATGAGCTGACTCACGAAGCCCACCTGCTGCGCTCGGAACTGGAAATCGCCTTGCAGGAATTGGTCGGCGCCGGGTTGGTGAATGCCGACAGTTTCGCTGGCCTGCGGGCGCTGATCACCCCGGCCAGCAAGCGACAGAATCGCAGCAGCCGACGCGGGCGCGGAGCGTTTGTCGGCGGGATGGACGATGCGGGACGCTGGGCGCTGTTGCGGCGCGGGGCGCCTGCGCCGGTTGTGGAAAACAAGCGCCCGGCACCCACGCCGAGCGACACTCTGGAACACATTGCCATGACCTTGCTCCGGCGCTACGGCGTGGTGTTTTGGCGCCTGCTGGAACGTGAAGCGGATTGGCTGCCGAGCTGGCGGGAATTGCTGCGCACTTTCCATCGGCTGGAAGCTCGAGGCGAGATTCGCGGCGGGCGGTTTGTCAGTGGCTTGGCCGGTGAACAGTTTGCGTTGCCCGAGGCCATTCCATTACTGCGCGAGGTGCGGCGACGGCCGCATGACGGAAGTTTGATTGCCGTGTGCGGGGTTGATCCGCTAAACCTCGCCGGGACGCTTTTACCTGGCGCGAAGGTGCCGGCATTAGCGAGTAATCGATTGGTGTATCGCGATGGATTACCCGCCGCTGCCGAGATCGCGGGCAAGCAGATTTTCTGGCTGGAGCTGGATCAGCAATCGACTACCGAGCTGCACAACAAACTGATCCGGCATTGA
- a CDS encoding mechanosensitive ion channel family protein, producing MFKFKTAILLGALLIFGSNELEAAALPGVPATAATPLAHPEPLVQGGLLGAISSSIEEVQGKLDLNEDLLDAWRLRADRAAVEVDKLVNHPSARSSWSVAGDFLLLSGVWIGVFALLWLLGGLLTKRLCQNRLLLTRERGQALLGYVLPYTVPALISLPLTLYVSHFLQVSAGRALALCFAYATSSGIFAASLLLSLLVLFNAGHKRRAVQIIRQHSPRPLFLMGFLVALSDGLTSPQIARLLGGNLTSSVAVFTGVAASITFGFLVIKMRRPVAHLIRILPLAQRLTQPAVREMLRIFSGLWYWPILLMVLVSVINLIGIGDDNQKVLRCALFTTVLLIATVFLSTSLHHLFKSRSDVAARRSSAYKERFLSLSHALLRIALAIVFIDVLGRIWGVSLFEFAVSNSVGRAISDSLSRIGLIFLVTWMGWVVLDTAIQEALKPPVNKRSARQPSTRTKTILPLLRNAIKIILVVICAITTMANLGINVAPFLAGAGVVGLAIGFGSQQLVQDVITGLFIIIEDTLSIGDWVVLDSGHAGTVEGLTIRTLRLRDGKGFVHSVPFGQIKAVTNQSRQFAYAFFSVQFTYDTDVDKAIELIREAGDSIREDAFLKYNLQGPLDVFGVDKMDLNGVVLTAQFRTVSGGQYAVSRAFNQRLKKLVDNSPWVHFAQTYPQQVLMPRQAVEPPQSDGIASEHSSVFLPDQPRTQ from the coding sequence TTGTTCAAGTTCAAGACCGCGATACTACTGGGGGCATTGCTGATTTTCGGCAGCAACGAGCTGGAGGCTGCCGCACTGCCGGGTGTGCCGGCCACCGCCGCGACACCACTGGCACACCCCGAACCGCTGGTACAGGGTGGTTTGCTGGGTGCCATCAGTTCGAGCATTGAGGAAGTCCAGGGAAAACTCGATCTCAACGAGGACCTGCTGGACGCCTGGCGTCTGCGTGCAGACCGGGCAGCGGTTGAGGTGGATAAACTGGTCAATCATCCATCGGCCCGTTCAAGCTGGAGCGTGGCGGGGGATTTCCTGCTGTTGTCCGGTGTGTGGATTGGCGTCTTTGCGCTGCTCTGGTTGCTGGGAGGGCTGCTCACCAAACGTCTGTGCCAGAACCGCCTGCTGCTCACTCGCGAGCGCGGTCAGGCCTTACTGGGTTATGTGTTGCCCTACACGGTTCCGGCGCTGATCAGCCTGCCCCTGACGCTCTATGTCAGCCACTTCTTGCAAGTGTCCGCCGGCCGGGCGCTGGCATTGTGTTTCGCTTATGCCACCAGCAGCGGCATTTTCGCCGCGTCGTTGCTGTTGTCGCTGCTGGTGCTGTTCAACGCCGGTCATAAGCGCCGGGCGGTGCAGATTATTCGTCAGCACAGCCCACGACCGCTCTTTTTGATGGGCTTTCTCGTGGCCCTGAGCGACGGCTTGACCAGTCCGCAGATCGCCCGCCTGCTCGGCGGCAATCTCACCAGCAGTGTCGCGGTGTTCACCGGGGTGGCGGCCTCGATCACCTTTGGTTTTTTGGTGATCAAAATGCGCCGTCCGGTCGCCCATCTGATCCGCATTTTGCCGTTGGCCCAGCGCCTCACTCAACCGGCCGTGCGTGAAATGTTGCGGATCTTTTCCGGGCTCTGGTACTGGCCGATTCTGTTGATGGTGCTGGTGTCGGTGATCAACCTGATCGGCATTGGCGACGACAACCAGAAAGTGCTGCGCTGTGCGCTGTTTACTACGGTGTTGCTGATTGCGACGGTGTTTCTCAGCACGTCGCTGCATCACCTGTTCAAGTCGCGCAGTGACGTGGCCGCGCGTCGCAGCAGTGCCTACAAAGAACGCTTTCTCAGCCTTTCGCACGCGTTGCTGCGGATCGCCCTGGCGATTGTGTTCATTGATGTCCTGGGGCGCATCTGGGGCGTGTCGCTGTTCGAGTTTGCGGTGAGCAATTCGGTCGGCCGGGCGATCAGCGATTCCCTGAGTCGAATCGGTTTGATTTTCCTGGTGACCTGGATGGGCTGGGTGGTGTTGGACACAGCGATTCAGGAAGCCCTGAAGCCACCCGTTAACAAACGCTCGGCGCGCCAACCCAGTACCCGAACCAAAACCATCCTGCCGCTGCTGCGCAACGCGATCAAAATCATCCTGGTGGTGATCTGCGCCATCACCACCATGGCCAACCTGGGAATCAACGTTGCACCCTTTTTGGCCGGTGCCGGTGTCGTGGGGCTGGCCATCGGTTTCGGTTCCCAGCAACTGGTGCAGGACGTGATCACCGGGTTGTTCATCATCATCGAAGACACGTTGTCGATTGGCGATTGGGTGGTGCTCGACTCTGGCCACGCCGGCACCGTCGAAGGCCTGACCATCCGCACCTTGCGCCTGCGCGACGGCAAGGGGTTTGTGCACTCGGTGCCGTTCGGTCAGATCAAGGCCGTGACCAATCAATCGCGGCAATTCGCCTATGCTTTTTTCTCGGTGCAGTTCACCTACGACACCGATGTCGACAAGGCTATCGAGTTGATCCGCGAGGCCGGCGATTCCATCCGCGAAGATGCGTTCCTCAAGTACAACCTGCAAGGGCCGCTGGATGTGTTTGGTGTCGACAAGATGGACCTCAACGGCGTGGTGCTGACGGCACAGTTCCGCACGGTGTCGGGCGGGCAATACGCAGTGAGTCGGGCGTTCAACCAGCGTTTGAAAAAACTTGTGGATAACAGCCCGTGGGTGCATTTCGCGCAGACTTATCCACAGCAGGTCTTGATGCCCCGGCAGGCTGTTGAGCCGCCGCAAAGCGATGGGATTGCATCGGAGCATTCATCGGTGTTCCTGCCGGATCAGCCGCGTACCCAATGA
- a CDS encoding DUF72 domain-containing protein, with translation MAAIHIGISGWRYTPWRGDFYPKGLTHKRELQFASRAVNSIEINGSFYALQRPERYAQWYAETPRGFVFSIKAPRFITHIRRLRDVHKPLANFFASGVLELKEKLGPILWQFPPNFKFEAELFETFLEQLPHNTEEAAALARQHDSHVNGHASMKAYGKKPLRHAVEIRNESFVDPAFIRLLKRYNAALVIADTAGKWPYREDLTSDFVYLRLHGAEELYASGYTPEALKRWGDRIEAWHHGQQPPDPQLIAPRQKPKARKSREVFCYFDNDIKVRAPFDARRLLERFNLDKDLATRPGELAAEGVLS, from the coding sequence ATGGCGGCGATCCACATCGGTATTTCAGGCTGGCGCTACACGCCCTGGCGGGGGGATTTCTACCCAAAGGGGCTGACCCACAAGCGCGAATTGCAATTCGCCTCACGGGCGGTCAACAGCATCGAAATCAATGGATCGTTTTACGCCCTGCAACGGCCCGAACGTTATGCCCAGTGGTACGCCGAAACCCCGAGGGGCTTCGTTTTCAGCATCAAGGCGCCGCGTTTCATCACCCACATCAGGCGACTGCGGGACGTCCATAAACCCTTGGCGAATTTCTTTGCGTCCGGGGTGCTGGAACTTAAAGAAAAACTCGGTCCGATCCTCTGGCAATTTCCGCCAAACTTCAAATTCGAAGCCGAGCTGTTCGAAACCTTTCTGGAGCAGTTGCCGCACAACACCGAAGAGGCCGCCGCCCTCGCCCGCCAGCATGATTCGCACGTGAACGGTCACGCCAGCATGAAGGCCTACGGGAAAAAGCCTTTGCGCCATGCCGTAGAAATCAGAAACGAGAGCTTCGTCGACCCCGCCTTCATTCGCCTGCTCAAACGCTATAACGCGGCACTCGTCATCGCCGACACTGCCGGTAAATGGCCGTACCGCGAAGACCTCACCAGCGACTTCGTTTACCTGCGCCTGCACGGTGCCGAAGAACTTTATGCCAGCGGTTACACCCCCGAGGCGCTGAAACGCTGGGGTGACCGGATCGAGGCTTGGCATCACGGCCAGCAACCGCCCGACCCGCAGCTGATCGCACCCCGGCAAAAGCCCAAGGCGCGCAAGTCCCGTGAGGTGTTTTGCTACTTCGACAACGACATCAAAGTCCGCGCGCCCTTCGATGCCCGACGCTTGCTGGAGCGCTTTAATCTGGATAAAGACCTCGCCACCCGTCCCGGTGAACTGGCCGCCGAAGGAGTGCTGTCATGA
- a CDS encoding endonuclease/exonuclease/phosphatase family protein produces the protein MSISEPVGTTDEQQTIITSVRRFTVLTVNTHKGFTALNRRFILPELREAVRSVSADVVFLQEVHGTHEHHPQRYNNWPAMPQYEFLADTLWPQFAYGRNAVYPAGDHGNALLSKFQIIRHDNLDVSINGHENRGILHCVLRLPGDGREVHAICVHLGIRETHRTEQLKLLAQRLEELPRDAPVIVAGDFNDWRQRADALLTPCGLREVFAELHGKPARSFPARLPALRLDRIYVRNLKASHPQVLAARPWSHLSDHAPLSVEIEL, from the coding sequence ATGAGCATTTCCGAACCGGTCGGCACCACCGACGAACAGCAAACCATCATCACCTCCGTGCGCCGCTTTACGGTGCTGACGGTCAACACGCACAAGGGGTTCACCGCGCTCAACCGGCGTTTCATCCTGCCGGAATTGCGCGAAGCGGTGCGCAGCGTGTCCGCCGACGTGGTGTTTTTGCAGGAAGTCCACGGCACCCACGAGCATCACCCCCAGCGCTACAACAACTGGCCGGCGATGCCGCAATACGAATTCCTCGCCGACACCCTGTGGCCGCAGTTCGCCTATGGACGCAACGCGGTCTATCCGGCAGGCGATCACGGCAATGCGCTGCTGTCGAAATTCCAGATCATTCGCCACGACAACCTCGACGTCTCCATCAACGGTCACGAGAACCGCGGCATCTTGCATTGCGTGCTGCGCCTGCCCGGTGACGGCCGGGAAGTGCATGCCATTTGCGTGCATCTGGGTATTCGCGAAACCCACCGGACTGAACAACTCAAGTTGCTGGCCCAGCGCCTCGAAGAACTGCCGCGCGATGCCCCGGTGATCGTTGCCGGTGACTTCAACGACTGGCGCCAGCGTGCCGATGCACTGCTCACACCCTGCGGTTTACGGGAAGTTTTCGCTGAACTGCACGGCAAACCAGCGCGCAGTTTTCCAGCGCGATTGCCAGCGTTGCGTCTTGACCGCATCTACGTGCGCAACCTCAAGGCCAGTCATCCGCAAGTGCTGGCCGCGCGGCCCTGGTCACACCTTTCCGACCATGCACCGCTATCGGTGGAGATCGAGCTATGA